A genomic region of Cyprinus carpio isolate SPL01 chromosome B13, ASM1834038v1, whole genome shotgun sequence contains the following coding sequences:
- the cxcl12a gene encoding chemokine (C-X-C motif) ligand 12a (stromal cell-derived factor 1): protein MDMKVIVIFALMAVVIHAPVSNAKPISLVERCWCRSTVNTVPQRSIRELKFVHTPNCPFQVIAKLKNNKEVCINPETKWLQQYLKNAVNKMKKAQQQQS from the exons ATGGATATGAAAGTGATCGTAATATTCGCTCTGATGGCGGTCGTCATTCATGCACCGGTTTCAAATG CCAAGCCCATCAGCCTGGTAGAGAGATGCTGGTGCCGTTCCACAGTCAACACAGTCCCACAAAGAAGCATTCGTGAGCTCAAGTTCGTCCACACACCCAACTGCCCCTTCCAAGTCAT TGCCAAACTGAAGAACAACAAGGAGGTGTGCATTAACCCAGAGACCAAATGGCTGCAACAGTACCTGAAGAACGCCGTGAACAA AATGAAAAAAGCTCAACAACAGCAGAGCTAA